One genomic window of Sporosarcina ureae includes the following:
- a CDS encoding YggS family pyridoxal phosphate-dependent enzyme, whose translation MEQVEQRLATIQNQINEACETSNRSSDDITLIAVTKQVSSARAQSLLDIGIRNLGENRLEGLLDKQETIVGPVNWHFIGNLQTRKVKELVDTIDCLHSLDRMSLANEVNKRASKPLDCFVQVNVSGEKSKSGITPDEADVFFEQLAAYENIHVIGLMTMAPNTDDESVVRNTFRSLRELRDRIATKGLSYAPCTKLSMGMSNDFTIAIEEGATHIRIGTALAGSESEETE comes from the coding sequence ATGGAACAAGTAGAACAACGACTAGCCACTATACAAAATCAAATAAACGAAGCATGTGAAACGTCAAATCGCAGCTCGGATGATATCACGTTAATAGCTGTCACGAAGCAAGTATCTTCCGCTAGAGCCCAATCCCTACTAGATATTGGGATTAGGAACTTAGGGGAAAATCGTCTCGAAGGATTGCTTGATAAGCAAGAAACGATTGTAGGTCCAGTCAATTGGCACTTTATTGGTAACTTACAAACACGCAAAGTAAAAGAATTAGTCGACACGATTGACTGCCTTCATTCGCTTGACCGTATGAGCCTTGCGAATGAAGTGAACAAGCGGGCAAGTAAGCCGCTAGATTGTTTTGTACAAGTCAATGTTTCAGGTGAAAAATCTAAATCGGGTATTACTCCCGATGAAGCAGATGTATTCTTTGAACAATTAGCGGCTTACGAAAACATTCATGTAATTGGACTGATGACGATGGCACCAAACACGGATGATGAATCTGTAGTTCGCAACACATTCCGTTCTTTACGTGAACTACGAGACAGAATCGCAACAAAAGGATTATCCTACGCACCGTGTACTAAACTGTCCATGGGTATGTCCAATGATTTTACAATTGCAATAGAAGAAGGTGCAACTCATATACGCATCGGCACTGCATTGGCCGGATCAGAAAGCGAGGAAACTGAATGA
- a CDS encoding cell division protein SepF produces the protein MSLKKRLEKMFWVQEEDLVQQPKPQSKPTKGEQAMARKEMKKLAGKKRAVNSRLQASPQKPSSTQAPVISLQSLQKSSKVILLEPRSYAEVEDIAEHLKNRRSVVVNLQQIERDQGFRIIDFLSGTVYALGGDIQRIGADIFLCAPDNVEVAGKITEFLSEQQER, from the coding sequence ATGAGCCTCAAAAAACGATTGGAAAAAATGTTTTGGGTACAGGAAGAAGATTTAGTTCAACAACCGAAACCCCAAAGCAAACCAACAAAAGGTGAACAAGCAATGGCTCGCAAAGAGATGAAGAAGCTAGCAGGGAAGAAACGGGCTGTCAATAGTCGACTTCAAGCCTCACCGCAAAAACCTTCATCTACACAAGCCCCAGTGATTAGCCTACAAAGTCTTCAAAAATCATCAAAAGTCATTCTACTCGAGCCGCGTTCTTATGCTGAAGTAGAGGATATTGCAGAACATTTGAAGAATCGCCGTTCTGTCGTTGTGAACTTACAGCAGATAGAGCGAGATCAAGGATTTCGTATCATTGATTTCTTAAGTGGGACAGTTTATGCCCTCGGTGGCGACATTCAACGAATTGGCGCAGATATATTTCTATGTGCACCTGACAACGTAGAAGTAGCCGGTAAAATAACGGAGTTTCTATCTGAACAACAAGAACGATAG
- a CDS encoding YggT family protein, producing the protein MIALLNNSYLLISGALQIYSILLVIYILMSWVPSTRETKFGQLIAKIAEPYLGFFRKFIPPFGMIDFSPIVALLSLQLISRGIGQIYLMIFQALVN; encoded by the coding sequence ATGATCGCATTATTAAACAATTCTTATTTATTAATATCCGGAGCGTTACAAATCTATTCAATCCTATTGGTCATTTATATTTTAATGTCATGGGTTCCATCTACTAGAGAAACAAAATTTGGGCAGCTGATAGCAAAGATAGCAGAGCCCTATTTAGGCTTTTTCCGTAAGTTCATACCTCCATTCGGCATGATTGATTTTTCACCGATCGTCGCATTGCTGTCCTTACAATTAATCAGCAGAGGGATTGGACAGATTTATTTGATGATCTTCCAAGCATTAGTAAATTAA
- a CDS encoding RNA-binding protein: protein MDSIFQHFRKEEQPFIEKVNSWVKEVEDTYAPKLTEFMDPRQRFITESIVRNSDLTLTAEGGFNDAERQRVLIYPDYYTPIKEDFQISIYKVNYPQKFVTMKHSQLLGSLLSVGIERSRFGDIQLTEEAVQFAVAEEVSEYIHVHFTQVGKVKVSVEPVLTTEDFINVKEEWTEELHIVSSLRLDVVVAALTNSSRAKASSLIKAEKVKVNWAMIDQQAFEVEEYDVLSIRGFGRFRIMSIEGRTKKDKIRVMIGALV from the coding sequence ATGGATTCAATATTTCAACATTTTCGTAAAGAAGAACAACCGTTTATTGAAAAAGTGAATAGTTGGGTGAAAGAAGTAGAAGATACATATGCGCCCAAGCTAACAGAGTTTATGGATCCACGTCAGCGGTTCATAACAGAATCAATCGTGAGAAATTCAGATCTCACATTGACAGCTGAAGGTGGCTTTAATGATGCAGAACGACAGCGTGTACTCATCTACCCTGATTATTACACCCCGATTAAAGAGGATTTTCAAATCAGTATATATAAAGTGAATTATCCGCAAAAATTCGTTACGATGAAACATTCCCAACTCCTTGGATCTTTACTGTCTGTTGGAATTGAACGTTCACGGTTTGGTGATATACAACTAACTGAAGAAGCGGTGCAATTTGCGGTTGCTGAGGAAGTATCTGAATACATCCATGTCCATTTCACGCAAGTCGGTAAAGTGAAAGTTTCAGTAGAGCCAGTTTTGACCACGGAAGACTTTATTAATGTAAAAGAAGAGTGGACGGAAGAACTGCATATCGTTAGTTCATTGCGTTTGGACGTAGTTGTAGCAGCATTAACAAACAGTTCAAGAGCTAAAGCTTCTTCACTTATTAAGGCGGAAAAAGTAAAAGTGAATTGGGCTATGATTGATCAACAAGCATTTGAAGTGGAAGAATATGATGTACTCTCAATTAGAGGATTTGGCCGCTTTAGAATTATGAGTATCGAAGGGCGTACAAAGAAAGATAAAATTCGCGTGATGATCGGTGCGCTAGTCTGA
- a CDS encoding DivIVA domain-containing protein, with the protein MALTPTDIHNKTFNTKFRGYDEDEVNGFLEQLMKDYENVLKKNEELEKTVSDNEVKITHFNLIEETMQKSILIAQEAAEDVRKNAIQESKLIISEAEKNADRLVNDALAQARKIALEVEVLKKQSKVFKSRFKMMVEAQLDMINTEDWDDLLKYELDTSSVESAAEQELDIPNVDSLDEELVTKTKEA; encoded by the coding sequence ATGGCTTTAACCCCTACGGATATACATAACAAAACATTCAACACGAAATTTCGTGGCTATGACGAAGATGAAGTGAATGGATTTTTAGAACAATTGATGAAAGACTACGAAAATGTTCTGAAGAAAAATGAAGAACTTGAAAAAACAGTTTCTGATAATGAAGTTAAGATTACTCACTTTAATTTAATAGAAGAAACGATGCAGAAATCTATTCTGATTGCACAAGAAGCTGCAGAAGATGTTCGCAAAAATGCTATTCAAGAATCAAAGTTAATCATTTCTGAAGCAGAAAAGAATGCAGACCGCCTTGTTAACGACGCACTCGCGCAGGCAAGAAAGATTGCACTAGAAGTCGAAGTGTTGAAGAAACAGTCAAAAGTATTCAAAAGCCGTTTCAAGATGATGGTAGAAGCGCAGCTTGATATGATCAACACTGAAGACTGGGACGACTTGTTGAAGTATGAATTAGATACATCCAGCGTAGAAAGTGCAGCTGAGCAAGAGTTGGATATTCCGAATGTAGACAGTCTAGATGAAGAACTAGTTACGAAGACGAAAGAAGCTTGA
- the ileS gene encoding isoleucine--tRNA ligase produces the protein MEYKDTLLMPKTDFPMRGNLPNNEPKMQEEWNEKNIYQQVQERTADRPFFILHDGPPYANGDLHMGHALNKVLKDFIIRYKSMSGFHAPYVPGWDTHGLPIEQALVNKKVDRKKMSTAEFRKMCEEYALQQIDNQRTQFKRLGVRGDWDNPYITLKPEFESRQIQVFGEMAKKGYIYKGLKPVYWSPSSETALAEAEIEYQDKKSPSIYVSFSISDGKGVLEHDEKFLIWTTTPWTIPANLGISVHPKFTYAVVKVQNEKFVVAKDLIEYLAKELEWEEYSIEKEIQGVDLDRIVARHPFYDRDSLVMLGEHVTADAGTGCVHTAPGHGEDDFYVSKQYGIDALSPIDDRGVMTEEAPFFAGMFYEDANKAVTEKLKEVGALQKLSFFTHSYPHDWRTKKPVIYRATAQWFASIESFRNDLLEAIRTTTFTPAWGETRLFNMVRDRGDWCISRQRVWGVPIPVFYAENGEAILTDETVSHVADLFRENGSNVWFERSAKELLPEGYTHEGSPNGEFTKETDIMDVWFDSGTTHQGVLDERDDLRYPADLYLEGSDQYRGWFNSSLTTSVAINGIAPYKGILSHGFTLDKNGRKMSKSLGNVIVPSKVINQLGADIVRLWVSSVDYTADVRVSDSNFKQVSEVYRKIRNTIRFLHGNVADFNPTTNRVAFDDMRAIDQYVYVKLQDLIEEVLTAYEQYAFPTVYHAINNFCTGVLSSLYLDIAKDVVYIEAANHPDRRAMQSVMYDTLITLVKLITPILPHTADEMWKNIQYVEEDSVQLTDMPEADHKGELADKLRERFDNLMEIRDDVLKALEEARNAKVIGKSLEAKVTVVLPEVQRGILQAEDIDFAQFFIVSDFEESTDAELPNALKLDHATVLVEPAEGEKCERCWTISKTVGEDAEHSTLCTRCATVVKENYA, from the coding sequence ATGGAATATAAAGATACATTACTTATGCCGAAAACTGATTTCCCTATGCGTGGAAATTTGCCAAATAATGAGCCGAAAATGCAGGAAGAGTGGAATGAGAAGAATATCTATCAGCAAGTTCAAGAACGTACTGCGGACCGTCCGTTCTTCATTTTGCATGACGGACCGCCTTATGCAAACGGTGACTTACACATGGGTCACGCACTTAACAAAGTACTAAAGGACTTTATCATTCGTTATAAATCAATGTCTGGGTTCCACGCACCCTATGTACCGGGTTGGGACACACACGGTTTACCAATAGAGCAAGCACTTGTAAATAAAAAGGTTGATCGCAAAAAAATGAGTACCGCTGAATTCCGTAAAATGTGTGAAGAGTATGCCCTTCAACAAATTGACAATCAGCGTACGCAGTTCAAGCGTTTAGGTGTTCGTGGAGATTGGGATAATCCATACATCACGCTGAAGCCTGAATTTGAATCACGTCAAATACAAGTATTTGGTGAAATGGCTAAAAAAGGCTATATCTATAAAGGACTAAAACCTGTCTACTGGTCTCCTTCAAGTGAAACTGCCTTGGCAGAAGCGGAAATTGAATATCAGGATAAGAAATCTCCCTCCATATACGTCAGCTTCTCAATCTCGGATGGGAAAGGTGTACTGGAGCATGATGAGAAGTTCCTGATCTGGACAACAACACCTTGGACAATTCCAGCAAACTTAGGAATTTCCGTTCATCCTAAATTTACGTATGCAGTAGTAAAAGTTCAGAATGAGAAATTTGTAGTAGCAAAAGACTTAATCGAGTATTTGGCAAAAGAATTGGAATGGGAAGAGTACTCAATCGAAAAAGAAATTCAAGGTGTAGATCTTGACCGAATCGTTGCGAGACATCCATTTTATGACCGTGATTCATTAGTTATGTTAGGTGAGCATGTTACGGCAGATGCGGGTACAGGTTGTGTCCATACAGCACCAGGCCATGGTGAAGATGACTTCTACGTAAGTAAGCAATATGGAATCGATGCATTATCTCCAATTGATGATCGAGGTGTCATGACGGAGGAAGCACCATTTTTCGCAGGTATGTTCTATGAGGATGCGAATAAAGCGGTAACTGAAAAGCTGAAAGAAGTCGGGGCACTTCAAAAGTTGTCATTCTTCACTCACTCGTACCCGCATGATTGGCGTACGAAGAAGCCAGTCATCTACCGTGCGACTGCACAATGGTTCGCTTCTATTGAATCTTTCAGAAATGATTTACTCGAAGCAATCCGAACTACTACATTCACACCAGCTTGGGGTGAAACACGTTTATTTAATATGGTGCGTGACCGTGGTGACTGGTGTATTTCCCGTCAGCGCGTATGGGGTGTTCCCATTCCGGTATTCTATGCGGAAAATGGAGAGGCGATTCTTACAGATGAAACAGTCAGTCATGTAGCAGATTTATTCCGTGAGAATGGATCAAATGTCTGGTTCGAACGTTCTGCAAAAGAACTATTGCCAGAAGGCTATACACATGAAGGGAGCCCGAATGGCGAATTCACGAAAGAAACGGACATTATGGATGTTTGGTTCGACTCGGGTACTACTCATCAAGGAGTACTAGATGAACGTGATGATCTTCGTTACCCAGCAGATTTATATCTTGAAGGTTCCGATCAATATCGCGGTTGGTTCAACTCTTCATTGACAACGAGCGTAGCCATCAACGGTATTGCACCGTATAAAGGCATCTTGAGCCATGGTTTCACATTGGACAAAAATGGCCGTAAGATGAGTAAGTCTTTAGGGAATGTCATCGTTCCTTCGAAAGTCATCAATCAACTTGGTGCAGACATCGTCCGTCTATGGGTATCGTCTGTAGATTATACAGCAGATGTTCGTGTATCTGATTCGAACTTTAAGCAAGTATCAGAAGTCTACCGGAAGATCCGTAATACGATTCGTTTCTTGCATGGGAACGTAGCCGACTTTAATCCAACTACAAATCGTGTAGCATTTGATGATATGCGTGCAATTGATCAGTACGTCTATGTGAAGTTGCAGGATTTGATTGAGGAAGTTCTTACAGCTTACGAGCAGTATGCGTTCCCTACGGTCTACCACGCAATCAATAATTTCTGTACAGGCGTACTAAGCTCACTGTACTTGGATATTGCGAAAGATGTAGTCTATATCGAAGCTGCGAATCACCCAGATCGTCGTGCAATGCAGTCGGTGATGTATGATACATTGATTACACTAGTCAAGCTCATCACACCAATCTTGCCACACACAGCAGATGAAATGTGGAAAAATATTCAGTACGTTGAAGAAGATAGTGTCCAATTGACGGATATGCCTGAAGCTGATCATAAAGGTGAACTTGCGGACAAGCTTCGTGAGCGCTTTGATAATTTGATGGAGATTCGTGATGATGTCTTGAAAGCTCTCGAAGAAGCACGAAACGCGAAAGTAATTGGGAAATCATTGGAGGCAAAAGTGACTGTTGTGTTGCCTGAAGTTCAACGTGGCATATTGCAAGCAGAAGATATCGATTTTGCACAATTCTTCATCGTCTCGGACTTTGAAGAGAGTACAGATGCAGAGTTACCAAATGCATTGAAACTGGATCATGCAACGGTCTTGGTAGAACCTGCTGAAGGTGAAAAATGTGAGCGTTGCTGGACAATCTCTAAAACAGTTGGAGAAGATGCAGAACATTCAACACTATGTACACGATGCGCGACTGTTGTGAAAGAAAACTATGCGTAA
- the lspA gene encoding signal peptidase II, with protein MIVYYAIAALVIGLDQLTKWLVVKNMELGEHISVLDPYIALLSHRNRGAAWGMLEGKMWLFFIVTIVVVVAIIYFFHTEGKKDRLLGMSLMLLLGGAIGNFIDRLVRGEVVDFISVLIPVINYDFPIFNVADAALTIAVILILLHVVLDEKKKKKKVS; from the coding sequence GTGATCGTTTATTATGCAATCGCAGCACTGGTCATCGGCTTGGATCAGTTGACGAAATGGCTAGTCGTAAAAAATATGGAGTTAGGAGAACATATTTCTGTTCTCGATCCCTATATTGCATTGCTATCTCACCGTAACCGTGGTGCTGCATGGGGTATGCTTGAAGGGAAGATGTGGCTCTTTTTTATAGTGACCATTGTAGTAGTAGTAGCTATCATTTACTTTTTCCATACAGAAGGTAAAAAGGACCGATTACTAGGTATGAGTTTAATGCTATTGCTAGGCGGTGCGATTGGAAACTTTATCGATCGACTAGTCAGGGGAGAAGTAGTGGATTTCATCAGCGTCTTGATTCCTGTTATAAATTATGATTTTCCGATATTTAATGTGGCGGATGCCGCACTGACAATCGCTGTCATACTTATTTTGTTACACGTAGTGCTTGATGAAAAAAAGAAAAAGAAAAAGGTGTCGTAA
- a CDS encoding RluA family pseudouridine synthase: MERIEYEITEELTGNRIDKALATLQPDWSRTQIQQWVKEEHVKVNDIAIKPNYKVKSGDKVTVEQPEIEEYDVKAENLHLEIVYEDQDVLVVNKPVGMVVHPSAGHVSGTLVNGLMYQVKDLSGINGIMRPGIVHRIDKDTSGLLMVAKNDKAHVSLVNQLVAKSVNRVYTALVHGHIPHDNGTIDAPIGRDKRDRQRMAVVDDGKNAVTHFKVLERFGAYTLVECRLETGRTHQIRVHMKYIGFPLVGDPKYGQRKTIDFGGQVLHAGTVGFDHPTTDEYMEFTAQLPENYQQLLNELRA, encoded by the coding sequence ATGGAAAGAATTGAATATGAAATAACTGAAGAACTTACAGGCAATCGAATAGACAAAGCATTGGCTACCCTTCAACCGGATTGGTCACGTACACAAATCCAGCAATGGGTGAAAGAAGAACATGTTAAGGTGAATGACATTGCAATAAAACCGAACTATAAAGTCAAGTCAGGCGATAAGGTCACTGTTGAGCAGCCAGAAATCGAAGAGTATGATGTCAAAGCTGAAAACTTACATCTTGAAATCGTTTATGAAGATCAAGATGTATTGGTTGTTAACAAACCTGTCGGAATGGTGGTTCACCCATCAGCCGGTCATGTAAGTGGAACGTTAGTCAATGGATTGATGTACCAAGTGAAAGATTTATCAGGTATCAATGGTATTATGCGACCTGGTATCGTGCACCGTATCGATAAAGATACTTCCGGATTATTGATGGTGGCGAAAAATGATAAAGCGCATGTCTCATTAGTTAATCAGCTCGTTGCTAAATCAGTGAATCGTGTATATACTGCATTAGTTCACGGACATATTCCGCATGATAACGGCACAATAGATGCACCGATCGGGCGTGATAAGCGTGATCGTCAACGAATGGCGGTCGTGGATGATGGGAAAAATGCTGTTACACACTTTAAGGTCCTTGAACGTTTTGGCGCCTATACATTGGTTGAATGCCGCTTAGAAACAGGGAGAACTCATCAGATTCGTGTGCATATGAAATATATTGGTTTCCCTCTTGTAGGAGACCCAAAATACGGTCAGAGAAAAACAATCGATTTTGGCGGTCAAGTACTGCATGCGGGAACTGTTGGTTTTGATCACCCTACAACGGATGAATATATGGAGTTTACTGCCCAGTTGCCTGAAAATTACCAACAGTTGCTAAATGAGTTGCGTGCTTAA
- the pyrR gene encoding bifunctional pyr operon transcriptional regulator/uracil phosphoribosyltransferase PyrR, with amino-acid sequence MTEKAEILDEQAITRAVTRIAHEIIEKNRGIDHCILVGIKTRGAILAKRLADKIELIEGKPIKTGELDITLYRDDLQLKNQQGEAFVQQVDIEHDVADQKVILVDDVLYTGRTVRAALDAIMDLGRPSSIQLAVLVDRGHRELPIRPDFVGKNIPTSNEERVVVSMIEKDGTDGVKIHTRTL; translated from the coding sequence ATGACGGAAAAAGCAGAAATACTAGACGAACAAGCAATCACACGGGCGGTCACACGAATTGCCCATGAAATTATTGAAAAAAATCGGGGTATTGATCACTGCATCCTCGTTGGCATTAAAACAAGAGGGGCAATCTTGGCAAAACGCTTAGCAGATAAGATTGAACTAATTGAAGGTAAACCTATCAAAACCGGTGAATTGGATATCACATTGTACCGAGATGACCTTCAATTAAAGAATCAGCAAGGGGAAGCCTTCGTACAACAGGTCGACATCGAACATGATGTAGCCGACCAAAAAGTCATCTTGGTTGACGATGTTCTGTATACAGGCAGAACAGTACGAGCTGCATTAGATGCCATTATGGACTTAGGAAGACCTTCTTCCATACAGCTGGCTGTATTAGTAGATCGAGGTCATCGAGAACTACCGATTCGTCCCGACTTTGTTGGTAAAAATATCCCGACTTCAAATGAAGAGCGGGTAGTAGTCAGTATGATAGAAAAAGACGGAACGGATGGAGTCAAGATTCACACACGTACATTATAA
- a CDS encoding uracil-xanthine permease family protein: MNVKVLDVHEKPQPIRWLALSLQHMFAMFGATILVPQLVGLSPAIALLTSGIATIVFIIVTKFQVPAYLGSSFAFIVPIQMATQSGGIGSAMIGSMFVALVYAIISLLIYKTGYHWIMKLLPPIVVGPVIMVIGLALAPTAINMASTINVDGADVYSGLHFSAALVTLASAVFCLMFFKGIISLMPVLIGIVVGYIYSAFIGILDFSKVVEAKWFAVPDMLIPGVDYEFVVTPTLLIIMVPIAIVTISEHIGHQLVLGKVVNRNYIESPGLHRSLLGDGLGTLMSGLVGGPPKTTYGENIGVLAITRVYSVYVILGAAVFAIIFSFIGKIMALIATIPTAVLGGISILLFGIIASSGIRMLIDHKIDFDNQRNLVIASIILVIGIGGATINISETFQIGGMALAAIVGVLLNLVLPGKTDDTLMDKEE, encoded by the coding sequence ATGAATGTAAAAGTATTGGATGTACATGAAAAACCGCAGCCTATTCGCTGGCTGGCACTAAGTTTGCAGCATATGTTTGCCATGTTCGGCGCCACAATTTTGGTACCACAACTTGTAGGCTTAAGTCCTGCTATCGCGTTATTAACGAGTGGGATCGCCACCATCGTATTTATTATCGTGACGAAGTTTCAAGTCCCTGCCTATCTAGGCTCTTCATTCGCTTTTATTGTACCAATTCAGATGGCGACACAATCTGGTGGGATCGGCAGTGCGATGATAGGTAGTATGTTCGTAGCATTGGTCTATGCCATCATATCGTTACTGATTTATAAAACCGGTTATCACTGGATTATGAAGTTACTACCACCCATCGTAGTGGGACCGGTCATTATGGTAATTGGATTGGCGCTCGCACCGACAGCCATAAATATGGCGAGCACAATCAATGTTGACGGAGCGGATGTTTATAGCGGCTTACACTTTTCCGCGGCTCTAGTAACACTTGCTTCTGCAGTATTTTGCTTAATGTTCTTTAAAGGAATTATTAGCTTAATGCCAGTTCTTATTGGAATCGTAGTTGGGTACATCTACTCTGCATTCATCGGCATTCTAGATTTCAGTAAAGTAGTAGAAGCCAAATGGTTTGCGGTACCAGATATGCTGATCCCGGGTGTGGATTATGAATTTGTCGTAACACCGACACTTCTGATCATTATGGTGCCAATCGCGATTGTCACGATCTCTGAGCATATAGGACACCAGTTGGTACTAGGTAAAGTCGTAAACCGGAATTATATTGAAAGTCCTGGGTTACACAGATCATTGCTTGGTGATGGGCTGGGCACACTTATGAGTGGACTAGTCGGAGGACCACCTAAAACTACATATGGAGAAAATATCGGTGTACTCGCTATCACACGAGTTTATAGTGTGTATGTGATCTTGGGAGCTGCGGTATTTGCGATAATCTTCTCCTTTATCGGTAAAATTATGGCGTTGATCGCTACGATTCCTACAGCAGTACTTGGCGGAATATCCATTCTGTTGTTTGGTATCATCGCTTCATCAGGAATACGGATGCTCATCGACCACAAGATTGACTTTGATAATCAACGAAATCTAGTCATCGCATCGATCATCCTAGTAATCGGAATCGGTGGAGCGACTATCAATATAAGTGAAACATTCCAAATCGGTGGTATGGCATTAGCAGCAATTGTAGGGGTTCTGTTGAACCTAGTATTGCCGGGTAAAACAGATGATACTTTGATGGATAAGGAAGAATAG